One segment of Paraburkholderia sp. PGU19 DNA contains the following:
- a CDS encoding benzoate/H(+) symporter BenE family transporter, which produces MRDMIGTLVSTSAKGSWSVSAVTAGLLAVIISYAGPLAIFFQAARTVHVGNDIVASWVWSISIGAAVSGIALSWWLKQPIVTAWSAPGTALLVALFPGIAVSDAIGAYIVAGACIFALGMSGLFDQIVKRIPQGIACGMMAGILFQFGTNVFRSVAVNPWLALGMLASYMVFRRWAARYCLILVLAVGCALAVALGLTHLESVSLHVTRPVFTMPTWTWQSTVSLAVPLIIVSLTGQFLPGFAILRVSGYQTPSRPVLVGTSLMSILVACTGGITIVIAAITAALCTGPEAHRDLERRYVAGIANGLFYLIGGTFAGTVVMLFAALPNSFVAVLAGLALLGAIATNIVGLVQDEAHREASLITFIATASNMSFLGLGAAFWGIVLGATAHLVLRKAGHKR; this is translated from the coding sequence ATGAGAGACATGATTGGTACTTTGGTGTCCACCTCCGCAAAAGGGAGCTGGTCTGTATCGGCGGTTACGGCTGGACTGCTCGCCGTCATCATTTCCTACGCCGGGCCGCTCGCAATATTCTTTCAGGCAGCGCGTACCGTCCATGTCGGCAATGATATCGTCGCATCGTGGGTCTGGTCAATTTCGATTGGCGCCGCCGTCTCCGGAATCGCGCTGAGCTGGTGGCTTAAACAACCGATCGTCACGGCGTGGTCCGCTCCTGGGACTGCACTGCTTGTTGCGCTCTTTCCGGGCATAGCCGTAAGCGACGCAATAGGAGCCTATATAGTCGCTGGCGCCTGTATTTTTGCGCTTGGGATGTCAGGGTTGTTTGACCAGATAGTGAAGCGCATTCCACAAGGGATTGCCTGTGGAATGATGGCTGGCATTCTCTTCCAGTTCGGGACGAACGTATTCAGGTCGGTCGCAGTCAATCCCTGGCTCGCTCTGGGAATGCTCGCGAGCTATATGGTGTTCCGTCGATGGGCTGCCCGCTACTGCCTGATCCTGGTACTAGCTGTCGGCTGCGCTCTCGCTGTGGCACTGGGTTTGACGCATCTAGAATCTGTCAGTCTTCACGTGACCCGCCCAGTGTTCACCATGCCAACCTGGACCTGGCAGTCCACAGTGAGTCTGGCCGTCCCGCTGATTATCGTGAGCTTGACTGGCCAATTCTTGCCTGGCTTCGCTATTTTGCGGGTATCGGGATATCAGACGCCGAGTCGCCCGGTTCTCGTCGGGACGAGCCTGATGTCGATCTTGGTCGCGTGCACCGGTGGCATAACGATTGTCATCGCAGCAATCACCGCAGCCTTGTGCACCGGACCCGAAGCGCATCGTGACCTGGAGCGCCGCTACGTCGCAGGTATCGCGAACGGGCTCTTCTACCTCATAGGGGGCACCTTCGCCGGGACGGTCGTCATGCTGTTTGCAGCGCTCCCTAATTCTTTCGTTGCCGTTCTCGCAGGCCTTGCTTTGCTCGGTGCAATTGCTACGAACATAGTCGGACTAGTGCAAGACGAAGCCCATCGCGAAGCGTCGTTGATCACATTCATCGCCACAGCTTCCAACATGAGCTTTCTGGGTCTCGGTGCAGCGTTCTGGGGTATCGTTCTGGGCGCGACGGCTCATCTGGTTTTGAGAAAAGCGGGCCATAAACGGTAG
- the catC gene encoding muconolactone Delta-isomerase, whose protein sequence is MLYLIRMDVHLPHDMPVAQADEITAREKEYSQELQRQGKWQQLHRIVGEYANYSIFDVDSHDEMHSILSGLPLFPYMTKQVNALARHPSSIR, encoded by the coding sequence GTGCTTTATCTCATAAGAATGGACGTACACCTGCCGCACGACATGCCCGTCGCGCAAGCCGATGAAATTACGGCTAGGGAGAAGGAATATTCGCAGGAGCTACAGCGGCAAGGGAAGTGGCAGCAATTGCATCGCATCGTCGGCGAGTACGCGAACTACAGCATCTTCGACGTAGACTCACACGACGAAATGCATTCCATCCTTTCCGGATTGCCGTTGTTTCCCTACATGACGAAGCAAGTGAACGCGCTCGCACGTCATCCGTCCTCCATTCGCTGA